In the Oncorhynchus nerka isolate Pitt River linkage group LG2, Oner_Uvic_2.0, whole genome shotgun sequence genome, one interval contains:
- the lg2h3orf70 gene encoding UPF0524 protein C3orf70 homolog: MAASGGRKSEKLDEAQALARSCAGRPDFLPCDGLSICATHSHGKCFKLHWCCHLGWCHCKYVYQPMTNVCRLPSTPVPAMPTDHPHTMDLTVSLAERFLMTAPAFQAPPCLESPKFCIISDLFVDDYMVKRINGKMCYVQRPQPSTMPSPPQSHPPHPRSKPHPQRTPRHHPHFQPRPHPQGTKPSAPGDKVTTPKIDHCSSPSSSEDSGINALGGHYMESCDEGSEEDEEEVEEEEDEELSSDGESSPLSMWNQDECSLLSPSKSMVEIIEKIETTV; this comes from the exons ATGGCCGCGTCGGGCGGACGGAAGAGCGAGAAGTTGGACGAGGCGCAGGCGTTGGCCCGGAGCTGCGCGGGGAGACCGGACTTTCTCCCGTGCGACGGCCTGTCCATCTGCGCCACTCACAGCCACGGGAAGTGCTTCAAGCTCCACTGGTGCTGCCACTTGGGATGGTGTCACT gTAAATATGTGTACCAGCCGATGACCAACGTGTGCCGCCTCCCCAGCACCCCAGTGCCTGCCATGCCCACAGACCACCCCCATACCATGGACCTGACAGTCTCATTGGCCGAACGCTTCCTCATGACCGCCCCCGCCTTCCAAGCCCCGCCCTGCCTGGAGTCGCCAAAGTTCTGCATCATCTCAGACCTCTTCGTGGACGACTACATGGTCAAACGCATCAATGGGAAGATGTGCTATGTCCAGAGACCTCAACCTTCGACCATGCCCAGCCCGCCTCAATCACATCCCCCTCACCCCCGGTCCAAACCCCACCCCCAACGGACCCCCAGACACCACCCACACTTCCAGCCCAGACCACACCCCCAGGGCACCAAGCCCAGTGCCCCGGGGGACAAGGTCACCACCCCCAAAATAGACCACTGCTCCTCCCCGTCCAGCTCTGAGGATTCTGGGATAAATGCGCTGGGCGGCCATTACATGGAGTCATGTGACGAGGGTTCTGAGGAAGacgaggaggaagtggaggaggaggaggatgaagagttAAGTAGTGATGGAGAGTCTAGTCCACTAAGTATGTGGAATCAAGATGagtgttctctgctctctccgtCCAAGTCTATGGTGGAGATTATTGAGAAGATCGAGACAACTGTGTGA